In Vitis vinifera cultivar Pinot Noir 40024 chromosome 17, ASM3070453v1, one genomic interval encodes:
- the LOC104882376 gene encoding uncharacterized protein LOC104882376 yields MVRGVRSEIPMPGSRSKFKRIVSRHQAMKSTFLQLKSQIQMSLLQVEEVFTSLSVPLMRLVGLKTAEMAEEGRFITILTKADSFDHGCWSDGVAAGHLTRSPSASDGGHRNYQIRKLEEESYATKATIAAKEQKEKQRLEITQLVRLLRQIETQVNSHHGDIRQTLADHRRSLHKSFQKAISYIAAIHHSCQNQETLLFVLNVFQITLRQVDAALNAVESGVEDLMQQLAQQMCNPLVEYVKRLKTETTLGTFARLLAMVEEMEREIRDGRVELEEERMKVRVAEKKMLEALTRLTELEDRERMKEQLGSLLETRKSYTLRPRKVRRPC; encoded by the exons ATGGTGCGTGGTGTGAGATCTGAGATTCCGATGCCAGGGTCTCGATCCAAGTTCAAACGCATTGTCTCTCGCCACCAAGCAATGAAATCAACATTTCTTCAGCTCAAATCTCAAATCCAAATGAGCCTGCTCCAG GTCGAAGAAGTATTCACATCTCTGTCCGTTCCTTTGATGAGGCTTGTCGGTTTGAAGACGGCCGAAATGGCTGAAGAGGGAAGATTCATCACCATTCTCACGAAGGCTGATTCGTTTGATCAC GGATGCTGGAGCGATGGAGTTGCAGCCGGACATCTGACTAGATCGCCGTCTGCCAGCGATGGAGGTCATCGGAATTATCAGATTCGTAAATTGGAG GAAGAAAGCTATGCTACCAAGGCCACCATTGCAGCCAAAGAACAGAAAGAGAAGCAGCGACTGGAAATAACTCAACTAGTCCGCCTCCTTAGACAAATCGAGACTCAAGTCAACTCCCACCACGGTGACATCCGCCAGACACTGGCCGACCACAGGAGGTCCCTCCACAAATCCTTTCAGAAAGCCATTTCGTATATTGCTGCCATTCACCATTCCTGTCAAAACCAGGAAACCCTTCTCTTCGTGTTGAATGTCTTCCAAATCACGCTCAGACAAGTGGATGCTGCCCTTAACGCAGTGGAGAGTGGTGTGGAAGACCTCATGCAGCAGTTGGCTCAACAAATGTGCAATCCACTGGTGGAGTATGTGAAGCGCCTCAAGACCGAAACGACATTAGGCACATTTGCTCGCCTATTAGCCATGGTGGAAGAGATGGAACGGGAAATCAGAGATGGGAGGGTGGAGCTGGAGGAGGAGAGAATGAAGGTGAGAGTTGCAGAAAAAAAGATGCTTGAGGCTCTGACTAGGTTGACAGAATTAGAAGACAGAGAGAGAATGAAGGAACAGCTTGGGTCGCTCTTAGAAACTAGGAAAAGCTATACTCTACGTCCACGCAAGGTTCGCCGACCCTGTTAA
- the LOC100267977 gene encoding mitochondrial import inner membrane translocase subunit PAM16 like 1 — MRLPVTTPCAHNFCKDCVQEAFAGKTFVRKRLCFSGQALRSHKNVMKCPSCPADISEFLQNPQAAKILANLVVIGSGILARALVQAYRQALANASKSGVAQETVQNIRRGSKIMAELEARQILGVTEHSSWEEILQKYDNLFEQNAKNGSFYLQSKVHRAKECLESVY; from the exons ATGAGGCTTCCTGTAACAACACCATGTGCTCATAACTTTTGCAAAGATTGTGTGCAAGAGGCCTTTGCTGGTAAGACGTTTGTACGTAAGAGATTATGCTTTAGTGGGCAGGCACTTAGATCGCACAAGAATGTCATGAAGTGCCCTTCTTGCCCAGCTGACATATCCGAATTCCTGCAAAATCCACAG GCTGCAAAAATCCTTGCGAACTTGGTTGTTATTGGATCCGGAATATTAGCAAGAGCTTTAGTTCAAGCATATCGTCAGGCACTTGCAA ATGCCTCAAAATCTGGTGTTGCTCAAGAAACAGTACAGAACATCAGGAGAGGAAGCAAAATAATGGCTGAACTAGAGGCAAGGCAGATTCTAGGTGTCACTGAGCATTCATCGTGGGAGGAAATCTTACAG AAGTACGATAACTTGTTTGAGCAGAATGCTAAGAATGGCAGCTTTTACCTCCAATCAAAGGTTCATAGAGCTAAAGAGTGTTTAGAATCTGTTTATTAA